One genomic region from Pseudoduganella dura encodes:
- a CDS encoding metalloregulator ArsR/SmtB family transcription factor, translating to MSLDKVFEALASGPRRQILAYLNEGELTTSDLAMRFGMTAPAISRHLSVLENADLVKSERRGAYVYYALNAEHLANTLTSYAFELCPVARPLKQESRVQSRKPKA from the coding sequence ATGTCTCTAGATAAGGTCTTCGAAGCCCTGGCATCCGGTCCGCGCCGGCAAATACTTGCGTATCTGAATGAGGGCGAGCTCACCACCAGCGATCTTGCAATGCGCTTCGGAATGACTGCACCGGCCATTTCGCGGCACCTGTCCGTGCTGGAAAACGCAGATCTCGTGAAGAGCGAGCGACGCGGCGCCTACGTCTACTACGCGCTCAACGCGGAGCATCTCGCCAACACGCTGACAAGCTACGCATTTGAACTGTGTCCGGTGGCACGGCCACTAAAGCAGGAATCGCGCGTCCAAAGCCGCAAACCCAAGGCATAA
- a CDS encoding HP0495 family protein, translated as MAATPPKESLIEYPSDFPIKVMGPTHDAFTVTVIEVITKHDPTFHEGKVETRPSSGGKYTGLTVTVRATSREQLDALYTELSAHPMVKIVL; from the coding sequence ATGGCCGCAACCCCTCCGAAAGAGTCCCTCATCGAATACCCGAGCGACTTCCCGATCAAGGTGATGGGTCCCACGCACGATGCCTTCACCGTGACGGTCATCGAAGTCATCACGAAACACGATCCGACTTTCCATGAAGGCAAGGTCGAAACGCGCCCTTCGTCCGGCGGCAAGTACACGGGCCTGACCGTGACGGTGCGCGCCACCAGCCGCGAACAGCTCGATGCGCTGTACACCGAGCTGTCCGCCCACCCGATGGTCAAGATCGTTTTGTAA
- a CDS encoding AraC family transcriptional regulator yields the protein MTDQAMTTVLPPTLARLVAPRVPLASCIRGYMLRSTLDVPLTAGQRLNRFPATPLCSITWMIVGSGELVGSGAVARQGDAIFSGPHTQPFTTRNPGPVHTLTVLFLADALHALTGLDMAAQLDTMAAAHDVLGDEWRAISAAVMAAPHDDARIRIVEDWLEPRWHAARGGTAPDAWRPARDWVQALAVRAAATGAGRSARMAERRVRAWAGHPLRTLRRLARVEESMLAAREEHQAGNMSLSDVALRSGYSDQAHLSREARELTGNSPRELIRLVQTDESYWPYRIWW from the coding sequence ATGACAGACCAGGCCATGACCACGGTATTGCCCCCGACGCTCGCACGCCTCGTTGCCCCCCGCGTGCCGCTTGCCTCATGCATCCGCGGCTACATGTTGCGCAGCACGCTCGATGTGCCGCTGACAGCCGGCCAGCGGCTGAACCGCTTTCCCGCCACTCCGCTCTGCTCGATCACGTGGATGATCGTGGGCAGCGGCGAGCTGGTGGGCTCCGGCGCCGTCGCGCGGCAGGGTGACGCCATCTTCTCCGGCCCGCACACCCAGCCTTTCACGACCCGTAATCCGGGACCCGTGCACACGTTGACCGTGTTGTTCCTTGCCGATGCGCTGCATGCGCTGACAGGCCTCGACATGGCGGCGCAGCTCGACACGATGGCAGCCGCCCATGACGTGCTCGGCGACGAATGGCGCGCGATATCCGCCGCCGTGATGGCGGCGCCGCACGACGATGCCCGCATCCGCATCGTCGAAGACTGGCTGGAACCACGCTGGCATGCCGCGCGCGGCGGGACGGCACCCGATGCGTGGCGGCCCGCGCGGGACTGGGTGCAGGCGCTGGCCGTGCGCGCCGCCGCGACCGGCGCCGGCCGCAGCGCACGGATGGCGGAACGGCGCGTGCGCGCCTGGGCCGGGCATCCGCTGCGCACCCTGCGCCGGCTGGCGCGCGTGGAGGAATCGATGCTGGCGGCGCGCGAAGAACACCAGGCGGGCAACATGTCGCTGTCCGACGTCGCGCTGCGCTCGGGCTATTCGGACCAGGCGCACCTGTCGCGCGAAGCGCGCGAACTGACCGGCAACAGCCCGCGCGAGCTGATCCGGCTGGTGCAGACGGACGAGAGTTACTGGCCGTACCGGATCTGGTGGTAG
- a CDS encoding nucleoside deaminase, with protein sequence MSEPTARDHQFLTSVLALAQRSRDEGHHPFAAIIADADGNVIAQAMNASSSDRTAHAEMNALRIASSQHSPDKLAGATMYTNAEPCAMCAGGTYWSGVGRVVYAMSEATLLSLTGSDPENPTLSLPCREVFAAGQRPTEVIGPLREDEAKIAHAGFWSGA encoded by the coding sequence ATGTCCGAACCCACAGCGCGCGATCACCAGTTCCTCACAAGCGTGCTCGCGCTGGCCCAGCGCTCGCGCGACGAGGGCCATCACCCGTTCGCCGCGATCATCGCCGATGCGGACGGCAACGTCATCGCGCAGGCGATGAACGCATCGAGCAGCGACCGCACCGCGCATGCCGAGATGAACGCGCTGCGCATCGCCTCGTCGCAGCACTCGCCCGACAAGCTGGCGGGCGCCACGATGTACACCAACGCCGAACCCTGCGCCATGTGCGCGGGCGGCACCTACTGGAGCGGCGTGGGGCGGGTGGTGTATGCGATGTCCGAAGCGACGCTGCTGTCGCTGACCGGCAGCGACCCCGAGAATCCGACCCTGTCGCTGCCGTGCCGCGAAGTGTTCGCCGCCGGGCAGCGGCCGACCGAGGTGATCGGACCGCTGCGCGAGGATGAAGCGAAGATTGCGCACGCGGGATTCTGGTCGGGTGCCTGA
- a CDS encoding BMP family ABC transporter substrate-binding protein has product MNRRKLLAFATLTAVLSAAAIAPAQAQEPLKVGFVYIGPVGDAGWTYAHEQGRLEMEKALGGKVKSTYVENVPEGADSERVIRKLAADGNKLIFTTSFGYMNATEKVAKAFPNVVFQHATGFKTTKNMGAYEARLYEGAYLQGIVAGKMTKSNTLGFVGSFPVPEVIRNINAFTLGAQSVNPKIKTKIIWVNSWYDPAKERQAAETLIAQGADVLTQNTDSPATLQAAQEKGKYAFGWDSDMQRFAPKAHLTASTNQWGGYYTEVAKAVMAGTWKTGHVTGGLKEGMVKMSPLNAAVPADAAKLFEAKKAAFAAGTSVPFTGPIKDQSGAVKTAAGVAMPVKELMSMNFYVQGVEGTIPK; this is encoded by the coding sequence ATGAATCGTCGCAAGCTGCTCGCCTTTGCCACCCTGACCGCCGTGCTGTCGGCGGCCGCCATCGCACCGGCGCAGGCGCAGGAACCTCTGAAGGTCGGTTTCGTCTATATCGGCCCCGTTGGCGATGCCGGCTGGACCTACGCGCATGAACAGGGCCGGCTCGAAATGGAGAAGGCGCTGGGCGGCAAGGTGAAGTCCACCTACGTGGAGAACGTGCCGGAAGGCGCCGACTCGGAACGCGTGATCCGCAAGCTTGCGGCGGATGGCAACAAGCTGATCTTCACCACCTCGTTCGGCTACATGAACGCGACGGAAAAGGTGGCGAAGGCTTTCCCGAACGTGGTGTTCCAGCACGCCACCGGCTTCAAGACCACCAAGAACATGGGCGCCTACGAGGCACGCCTGTACGAAGGCGCGTACCTGCAGGGCATCGTCGCCGGCAAGATGACCAAGTCGAATACCCTCGGCTTCGTCGGTTCGTTCCCGGTGCCGGAAGTGATCCGCAACATCAATGCGTTCACGCTGGGCGCGCAGAGCGTGAACCCCAAGATCAAGACCAAGATCATCTGGGTGAACAGCTGGTATGACCCGGCCAAGGAACGCCAGGCGGCGGAAACCCTGATCGCCCAGGGCGCGGACGTGCTGACGCAGAACACCGATTCCCCGGCCACGCTGCAGGCGGCCCAGGAAAAAGGCAAGTACGCGTTCGGCTGGGATTCGGACATGCAGCGCTTCGCACCGAAGGCGCACCTGACGGCCAGCACCAACCAGTGGGGCGGCTACTACACCGAGGTGGCCAAGGCCGTGATGGCGGGCACGTGGAAAACCGGCCACGTCACCGGCGGCCTGAAGGAAGGCATGGTCAAGATGTCGCCCCTGAACGCGGCGGTGCCGGCCGATGCGGCCAAGCTCTTCGAAGCCAAGAAGGCGGCCTTCGCCGCCGGCACGTCGGTGCCGTTCACGGGCCCGATCAAGGACCAGTCGGGCGCCGTCAAGACGGCCGCCGGCGTGGCGATGCCGGTGAAGGAACTGATGTCGATGAACTTCTACGTGCAGGGCGTGGAAGGCACGATTCCGAAGTAA
- a CDS encoding uracil-DNA glycosylase, whose translation MTIRIEPSWKQHLQAEFDKPYWTELTDFVRAEYAAGPCCPPGKDIFRAFDLTPFDKVKVVILGQDPYHTPGAAMGFCFSVPDGNRPQPSLQNIFKELESDLGVQRTRTDLSDWAEQGVFLLNAVLTVRAREAGSHAGKGWETFTDTAIRTLSEEREHLVFILWGSYAIAKKALIDTKKHLVLTSPHPSPFAAHKGFFGSKPFSKANEYLQASGQEPVDWA comes from the coding sequence ATGACCATCCGCATCGAACCCTCCTGGAAACAGCACCTGCAAGCCGAGTTCGACAAGCCCTACTGGACCGAACTCACCGACTTCGTCCGCGCCGAATACGCCGCCGGGCCATGCTGCCCGCCCGGCAAGGACATCTTCCGCGCCTTCGACCTCACGCCGTTCGACAAGGTGAAGGTCGTGATCCTCGGCCAGGATCCGTACCACACGCCCGGCGCCGCGATGGGCTTCTGCTTTTCCGTCCCCGACGGTAACCGTCCGCAACCGAGCCTGCAGAACATCTTCAAGGAGCTGGAGAGTGATCTCGGCGTGCAACGCACGCGTACCGATCTTTCCGACTGGGCGGAGCAGGGCGTGTTCCTGCTGAACGCCGTGCTGACCGTGCGTGCCCGCGAGGCCGGCTCGCATGCCGGCAAGGGCTGGGAGACGTTCACCGACACGGCGATCCGCACGCTGTCGGAAGAGCGCGAGCACCTGGTGTTCATCCTGTGGGGCAGCTATGCGATCGCCAAGAAGGCGTTGATCGATACGAAGAAGCACCTCGTGCTGACGTCGCCGCACCCGTCGCCGTTTGCGGCGCACAAGGGATTCTTCGGCAGCAAGCCGTTTTCGAAGGCGAATGAATATCTGCAGGCATCCGGCCAGGAGCCCGTCGACTGGGCATAG
- a CDS encoding outer envelope protein: MKTIRFAAAFALAATCACAAQAADWSDTSLSYRYGSKFSEPYNGNDIVKHVVNFSHSSGYKYGTNFFSVDYLMSDENDPSAAGARSGAHEAYALYRHTLDLGKVMGREFKYGPIRGLGVTAGFDINSKTDAGYNSKKRMLVLGPTVMFDVPGFLNLSLVALHESNAPYSTFTQTATDRYRYDTHAALFASWGIPFPNIPLAFEGYANYIGTKGKNEFGGPTAVEINVDMKLMYDVSPLVGANKNTFKLGVAYQYWKNKFGNPAKTVPGATARTPMVRAEYHF, from the coding sequence ATGAAGACCATTCGTTTTGCTGCTGCTTTCGCCCTCGCCGCCACCTGCGCCTGCGCCGCCCAGGCCGCGGACTGGAGCGACACGTCGCTGAGCTACCGCTACGGCTCGAAGTTCTCGGAACCGTACAACGGTAACGACATCGTCAAGCACGTGGTGAACTTCAGCCATTCCAGCGGCTACAAGTACGGCACCAATTTCTTCAGCGTCGATTACCTGATGTCGGACGAGAACGACCCTTCCGCGGCCGGCGCCCGCTCCGGTGCCCACGAGGCCTATGCGCTGTACCGCCACACGCTGGACCTGGGCAAGGTGATGGGCAGGGAGTTCAAGTACGGTCCGATCCGCGGCCTGGGCGTGACGGCGGGCTTCGACATCAACAGCAAGACCGATGCCGGCTACAACTCGAAGAAGCGCATGCTGGTCCTGGGCCCCACGGTGATGTTCGACGTGCCCGGCTTCCTGAACCTGAGCCTGGTGGCGTTGCATGAATCGAATGCGCCCTACAGCACCTTCACGCAGACCGCCACCGACCGCTACCGCTACGACACGCACGCCGCGCTGTTCGCATCGTGGGGTATTCCGTTCCCGAATATCCCGCTGGCGTTCGAAGGCTATGCGAACTACATCGGCACCAAGGGCAAGAACGAATTCGGCGGCCCCACGGCGGTGGAAATCAACGTCGACATGAAGCTGATGTACGACGTGAGCCCGCTGGTCGGCGCCAACAAGAACACCTTCAAGCTCGGCGTGGCTTACCAGTACTGGAAGAACAAGTTCGGCAATCCTGCGAAGACCGTTCCAGGCGCCACCGCACGGACCCCGATGGTGCGTGCCGAATACCACTTCTGA
- a CDS encoding M17 family peptidase N-terminal domain-containing protein, protein MTDTDHSRIPARLPIGSADGVDFDVVAWGPSQADVDFSVACMFEHELGEAGMTGGLLGLDEALGGQLGRLRTAGAFRAQPMETLLVTLPPPGLVPRAVLVIGMGKPEVLDGDLLRRATRVAMREAIRFGAGTMAFAPSVLDAGHTDNAALDMQEVMLDGMLGALRAEHMLADAGLANAPALRRCSFDVGAPRAAAAARAFTAAFERRRQATG, encoded by the coding sequence ATGACCGATACCGACCATTCCAGGATTCCCGCCAGGCTGCCGATCGGCAGCGCGGATGGCGTCGATTTCGATGTCGTCGCGTGGGGGCCGTCGCAAGCCGACGTGGATTTCAGCGTCGCATGCATGTTCGAGCACGAACTCGGCGAGGCCGGCATGACGGGCGGGCTGCTGGGGCTGGACGAGGCGCTCGGCGGCCAGCTGGGCCGGCTACGGACGGCGGGCGCATTCCGCGCCCAGCCGATGGAAACGCTGCTGGTCACGCTGCCGCCACCGGGACTGGTGCCCCGCGCGGTACTGGTGATCGGGATGGGCAAGCCGGAGGTGCTCGATGGTGACCTGCTGCGGCGTGCCACGCGCGTGGCGATGCGCGAGGCGATCCGTTTCGGTGCCGGCACGATGGCCTTCGCGCCCAGCGTGCTCGACGCCGGCCACACGGATAACGCCGCGCTCGACATGCAGGAGGTGATGCTGGACGGGATGCTGGGCGCCTTGCGGGCCGAGCATATGCTGGCCGACGCGGGGCTGGCCAATGCACCGGCGCTGCGGCGATGCAGTTTCGATGTCGGGGCGCCACGCGCGGCGGCCGCCGCGCGGGCATTCACGGCGGCGTTCGAGCGCCGCCGGCAGGCTACCGGTTGA
- the lipB gene encoding lipoyl(octanoyl) transferase LipB: MLTLPQPAVIRHLGQADYEPTFAAMRAFTDARTPDTADELWIVEHPPVYTLGLGADRGHLLGGAARIPVVQTDRGGEVTFHGPGQVVIYLLMDLRRNKPGGKLYARQFVHKIEAAIIDVLASYGVAGERVEGAPGIYIAEGPKRGAKIAALGLKVRGNGCTYHGVSLNVAMDLAPFTWINPCGYAGLETIDMRSMGVEAPLADVQLALASELVRQLEVTQSIAPPDLSAAA; the protein is encoded by the coding sequence ATGTTGACGCTTCCCCAGCCGGCGGTGATCCGCCACCTCGGTCAAGCCGACTACGAACCGACCTTCGCCGCGATGCGCGCCTTCACGGACGCGCGCACGCCCGACACGGCCGACGAGCTGTGGATCGTCGAGCACCCGCCCGTCTATACGCTGGGCCTGGGCGCCGACCGTGGCCACCTGCTGGGCGGCGCCGCGCGGATCCCCGTGGTGCAGACCGACCGCGGCGGCGAAGTGACGTTCCACGGCCCCGGCCAGGTCGTCATCTACCTGCTGATGGACCTGCGCCGCAACAAGCCGGGTGGCAAGCTGTATGCCCGGCAGTTCGTGCACAAGATCGAGGCGGCCATCATCGACGTGCTGGCCTCCTACGGCGTGGCCGGCGAACGCGTCGAAGGCGCGCCGGGCATCTACATTGCCGAAGGCCCGAAGCGCGGCGCGAAAATCGCCGCGCTCGGATTGAAAGTACGGGGCAACGGCTGCACCTACCATGGCGTTTCGCTGAACGTCGCGATGGACCTGGCCCCGTTCACCTGGATCAACCCCTGCGGCTATGCCGGCCTGGAAACCATCGACATGCGGTCGATGGGTGTCGAAGCGCCGCTGGCCGACGTGCAGCTGGCGCTGGCCAGCGAGCTGGTGCGCCAGCTCGAAGTGACGCAATCCATCGCGCCACCGGATCTCTCCGCCGCCGCCTGA
- a CDS encoding cytochrome P450, giving the protein MTTAAVNTPHPRTIADLPAPRGLPLLGNALQLKPSTIHLAMERWSRHHGPMFRARIGPREVVVLSDSEAITAVLRDRPDGFRRPAITAEVSAELGGSVGVFVAEGDAWRRQRRMVMQAFSPTAIRAYFDRMVQVGGRLEQRWRHAGDGEIDLTGDLKRYAVDVIAGLAFGADVDTLRSGGNAIQDHVETVLSGVARRSLLPFPYWRWLRLPADRRLERSVLAVRQATNGFIADARAAMAADPALRERPANMLQAMLAAAERSDSGVDDGAVAGNVSTMLLAGEDTTSSALAWLVWLLWKNPDALARAQQEVRHHAMSLTPESIGELDYLEACALEAMRLKPPAPFLPLQALRDTTVLGVRLPKDTLLWCVLRHDSVDARVFPDPDRFEPERWLPGGKADRQADRQAALPFGAGPRTCPGRYLSLMEVKVAMAVLLGRFEIVDVRAADRAGPAEVMGFVMGPTPMTMRLRARETGV; this is encoded by the coding sequence ATGACCACCGCAGCCGTGAACACACCCCACCCACGCACCATTGCCGACCTGCCCGCCCCGCGCGGCCTGCCGCTGCTGGGCAATGCGCTGCAGCTGAAGCCCTCGACGATCCACCTGGCGATGGAACGCTGGAGCCGGCACCATGGACCGATGTTCCGCGCCCGGATCGGCCCGCGCGAGGTGGTCGTGCTGTCCGACAGCGAGGCGATCACGGCCGTGCTGCGCGACCGGCCCGACGGGTTCAGGCGCCCCGCCATCACGGCCGAGGTATCGGCGGAACTGGGCGGCAGCGTCGGCGTCTTCGTCGCCGAAGGCGATGCCTGGCGCCGGCAGCGCCGCATGGTGATGCAGGCTTTTTCGCCGACGGCGATCCGGGCATATTTCGACCGCATGGTGCAGGTCGGCGGGCGCCTGGAACAACGCTGGCGCCACGCCGGCGACGGCGAGATCGACCTGACGGGCGACCTGAAACGCTACGCGGTGGATGTGATCGCGGGTCTCGCGTTCGGCGCGGACGTCGATACGTTGCGGAGCGGCGGCAACGCGATCCAGGACCACGTGGAAACCGTGCTGTCCGGCGTTGCACGGCGCTCGCTGCTGCCTTTCCCCTACTGGCGCTGGTTGCGGCTGCCGGCGGACCGCCGGCTGGAGCGCAGCGTGCTGGCCGTGCGCCAGGCCACCAACGGCTTCATCGCCGACGCCCGCGCGGCGATGGCCGCCGATCCGGCGCTGCGCGAGCGGCCCGCCAACATGCTGCAGGCGATGCTGGCGGCCGCCGAACGGTCCGACAGCGGTGTCGACGACGGCGCCGTGGCCGGCAACGTCTCGACAATGCTGCTCGCGGGCGAGGACACCACGTCCAGCGCGCTGGCCTGGCTGGTCTGGCTGCTGTGGAAGAACCCGGATGCGCTGGCACGCGCGCAGCAGGAAGTGCGGCATCACGCCATGTCGCTGACACCGGAGAGCATCGGCGAGCTCGATTACCTCGAAGCCTGCGCCCTCGAAGCAATGCGCCTGAAGCCGCCGGCGCCGTTCCTGCCGCTGCAGGCGTTGCGCGACACCACGGTGCTGGGCGTGCGCCTGCCGAAGGATACGCTGCTCTGGTGCGTTCTCAGGCACGACAGCGTGGATGCCAGGGTGTTCCCCGACCCGGACCGTTTCGAGCCGGAGCGCTGGCTGCCCGGCGGGAAGGCGGACAGGCAGGCGGACAGGCAGGCCGCGCTGCCGTTCGGTGCCGGCCCGCGCACCTGCCCGGGGCGTTACCTGTCGCTGATGGAAGTAAAAGTGGCGATGGCCGTTCTGCTGGGGCGCTTCGAGATCGTCGACGTGCGCGCGGCCGATCGGGCCGGCCCGGCGGAAGTGATGGGGTTCGTCATGGGCCCCACGCCGATGACGATGCGCTTGCGGGCAAGGGAAACCGGTGTGTGA
- the lipA gene encoding lipoyl synthase, translating to MTTETTTVAPAYNPSEKQKGANKTSRIPIKIVPIEQVERLKKPEWIRVKAASASSRFYEIKDILRENKLVTVCEEASCPNIGECFGKGTATFMIMGDKCTRRCPFCDVGHGRPDPLDVDEPGNLANTIAKLRLSYVVITSVDRDDLRDGGAGHFVECITKTKALSPKTQIEVLVPDFRGRLEKALNIFADGLPDVMNHNLETVPRLYKEARPGADYLHSLKLLKDFKAMYPNVKTKSGLMVGLGETDEEILQVMRDMREHDIDMLTIGQYLAPSNSHLPVRRYVHPDVFKMFEEEAYKMGFGHAAVGAMVRSSYHADVQAHNLLEAVNG from the coding sequence ATGACCACCGAAACCACGACCGTCGCCCCCGCTTATAACCCGAGCGAAAAGCAGAAAGGCGCCAACAAGACGTCGCGCATCCCGATCAAGATCGTGCCGATCGAGCAGGTCGAGCGCCTGAAGAAGCCGGAGTGGATCCGCGTGAAGGCGGCCTCGGCTTCCAGCCGCTTCTACGAGATCAAGGACATCCTGCGTGAAAACAAGCTGGTGACGGTGTGCGAGGAAGCCTCCTGCCCGAACATCGGCGAATGCTTCGGCAAGGGCACGGCCACGTTCATGATCATGGGCGACAAGTGCACCCGCCGTTGCCCGTTCTGTGACGTGGGCCACGGCCGCCCGGACCCGCTGGACGTCGACGAGCCGGGCAACCTGGCCAACACGATCGCCAAGCTGCGCCTGTCGTACGTGGTGATCACGTCGGTGGACCGCGACGACCTGCGCGACGGCGGTGCCGGCCACTTCGTCGAGTGCATCACGAAGACCAAGGCGCTGTCGCCGAAGACCCAGATCGAAGTGCTGGTGCCGGACTTCCGCGGCCGCCTCGAAAAGGCGCTGAACATCTTCGCCGACGGCCTGCCGGACGTGATGAACCACAACCTGGAAACGGTGCCCCGCCTGTACAAGGAAGCCCGCCCCGGCGCCGACTACCTGCACTCGCTGAAGCTGCTGAAGGATTTCAAGGCGATGTACCCGAACGTGAAGACCAAGTCCGGCCTGATGGTCGGCCTGGGCGAAACCGACGAGGAAATCCTGCAGGTGATGCGCGACATGCGCGAGCACGACATCGACATGCTGACCATCGGCCAGTACCTGGCGCCATCGAACAGCCACCTGCCGGTGCGCCGCTACGTGCACCCGGACGTGTTCAAGATGTTCGAGGAAGAAGCGTACAAGATGGGCTTCGGCCACGCCGCCGTGGGCGCCATGGTGCGCAGCTCGTATCACGCGGATGTGCAGGCGCATAACCTGCTCGAAGCGGTGAACGGCTAG
- a CDS encoding acyl-CoA desaturase — MKDAPEVITDHRVNAPSADAFLAGEVRYAWRKSLWFAAMTAGAVIGGAATFSGPAVLLFAGATGFVLLFGHSLGSHRKLIHNSFQCPRWLEYALVYTGVQVGLAGPLGLLRQHDLRDYAQRLPDCHSYLRHGEPFWRDFWWQVHCDVHLATEHDLRLEARVANNGFYRFLERTWMLQQLPSALALYLWGGWAFVWWGGCARVTTGILGHWLIGYFAHKHGDMSYVVRRAAVQGRNVRFTSLLTMGECWHNNHHAFPGSARLGLHDGEWDPGWWVLQGLRRVGLASDFILPPDLPVRQQLLARRASAEVPAPASRWYLSGPAKWLPELVFQTWSGGRFVLSDSRRLTLHLGDDVVHGIRALIMSRWLSHD; from the coding sequence ATGAAGGACGCACCGGAAGTTATCACGGACCATCGGGTTAACGCTCCCAGCGCCGATGCATTCCTGGCCGGCGAAGTTCGTTATGCTTGGCGCAAGTCACTCTGGTTTGCCGCGATGACGGCGGGTGCGGTGATCGGGGGCGCCGCCACCTTCAGCGGGCCGGCTGTATTGCTGTTCGCAGGGGCCACCGGCTTCGTGCTGCTATTCGGTCATTCTCTTGGCAGTCACCGAAAGCTGATTCACAACAGCTTTCAGTGCCCGCGGTGGCTCGAATATGCACTGGTCTACACCGGAGTACAGGTCGGTCTAGCGGGGCCACTGGGGCTGCTGCGCCAGCATGACCTGCGCGATTACGCCCAGCGTCTGCCCGATTGCCACAGCTATCTGCGGCATGGGGAACCGTTCTGGCGCGATTTCTGGTGGCAGGTGCATTGCGATGTGCATCTGGCAACGGAGCACGACCTGCGGTTGGAAGCACGCGTGGCAAACAACGGCTTCTACCGCTTCCTCGAACGCACCTGGATGCTGCAGCAGTTGCCGTCGGCGCTGGCACTGTACCTATGGGGCGGCTGGGCTTTCGTGTGGTGGGGCGGGTGCGCACGCGTCACTACCGGCATCCTCGGCCACTGGCTCATAGGCTACTTCGCCCACAAGCATGGAGACATGAGCTATGTGGTCCGTCGCGCTGCCGTGCAGGGCCGGAATGTGCGTTTTACCTCCCTGCTGACGATGGGCGAATGCTGGCACAACAATCATCACGCCTTCCCTGGTTCAGCGCGGTTGGGGCTGCACGACGGCGAATGGGATCCCGGCTGGTGGGTGCTGCAGGGACTGCGCCGTGTGGGGCTTGCCTCGGACTTCATCCTGCCACCCGACTTGCCAGTGCGTCAGCAGTTGCTCGCACGCCGAGCCTCGGCCGAAGTGCCCGCTCCAGCGTCCAGATGGTATCTGTCCGGCCCCGCCAAGTGGCTGCCCGAGTTGGTATTCCAAACCTGGTCCGGAGGCCGGTTCGTGTTGTCCGACAGCCGCCGTCTGACCCTGCACCTTGGCGATGACGTCGTGCACGGTATCCGAGCCCTGATTATGAGTCGCTGGCTCTCGCACGATTAG
- a CDS encoding NAD-dependent epimerase/dehydratase family protein: MKSMTQEKPTLKVLVTGAAGRIGSAFVRMHFQNYDLRLADKDVSRLEQHSRDIVQLDITDFNACMQACAGIDTVIHLAAEVSPDISDFMTTLLPTNVVGTYNIFQAALAQGCRRVVFASSAQTIEGYPQDVQVTETMPVRPKNLYGVTKVFGEALGSYISDTSDLSIIAVRIANVAHFSRGEQHSARDVAAYISVRDVVQLLMVSVQSDVTGFTIVNGVSDNRYKRLSIERSRKLLGYHPKDDSFSILAGKSDDAGDAMV; the protein is encoded by the coding sequence ATGAAATCGATGACCCAAGAAAAACCGACGCTAAAGGTCCTGGTCACTGGAGCGGCTGGTCGTATAGGGTCCGCTTTTGTGCGTATGCACTTTCAAAACTATGATCTGCGTCTGGCGGATAAAGATGTCTCGCGCCTTGAACAGCATTCGCGTGACATCGTGCAGCTGGATATAACCGACTTTAATGCGTGTATGCAAGCATGCGCAGGGATCGATACGGTAATCCATCTGGCGGCCGAAGTCTCACCAGATATCAGTGACTTCATGACGACTTTATTGCCGACCAATGTTGTTGGCACATATAACATCTTTCAGGCAGCGCTGGCCCAGGGATGCCGCCGAGTTGTATTTGCAAGCAGTGCTCAGACTATCGAGGGATATCCTCAAGATGTCCAGGTGACTGAAACGATGCCTGTGCGCCCAAAGAATTTGTATGGCGTGACGAAAGTGTTTGGCGAAGCGCTTGGTTCGTACATTTCTGACACCTCTGACCTTTCGATAATTGCTGTACGTATTGCAAACGTCGCGCACTTTTCACGTGGTGAGCAACACAGTGCGCGCGACGTTGCAGCGTATATCAGCGTACGCGATGTTGTGCAGCTACTCATGGTGAGCGTGCAATCAGACGTGACAGGATTCACGATCGTCAACGGAGTGTCAGACAATCGCTATAAACGCCTTTCGATCGAACGAAGCCGCAAGTTGCTTGGATATCACCCCAAGGACGATTCCTTTTCTATCCTTGCAGGAAAAAGCGATGACGCTGGTGATGCCATGGTGTGA